The DNA window GTTACATACTGCGTCAATCGTGTCACCGTCGTATTTTGCAAAAACCATAGGAAGATCCAGTGCCGCCAGGCTCGGGACAAACGGTACGACCGGGGCTGTCTGGGAAACCATTATCTGAACATCGTTGTATTGCATCTGACGAACTAACTCCTCGTCATTACCAAGTTCTCCATTGTGAAAAAGATCGATGGTGAGTTTTCCACCCGTAATCCGTGCCACATTTTCTGCCACTTTATCAAAAAATATCTGCCCGGCCGCTCCCTTTGAAATGGAATCGGCGCCGATCAGTTCCACCGGCTCCAAATCCTCAAACCCCGGCGCCCCCTTAATCTCCTGTTCCGTGCCTGTTTCCACACCGCCGCAGGCCGTTAGAAACACTGCCGTTGCTGCCGCAAGCGCGGCTCCTGCAAAACTATGAATTCTTCTCATTTTTAAATTTTCCTCCCATCAGATTTTCGTTGCCGTTCACAGATTCTCTCGTTTTCTATCATACTCTCTGTTTGCATTCGACCATTATGCCGATATTATAGAGCATGTAGTTCAGAAATACTAATGACAATTATTCATGCAATACCATTAAAATTCGCATATATTTCTGTTAATTTTAACTTTTTCTTTACACATCCAGATCAATTTATCATATAGATTTATAGACAGTCTTTGAAGTATTCCAGCGTCTTCGTGCGAGTGCGCATCCTGCCCGGAGGGCTTTTTATATCATAGAAGCGCTTTCCTATGATATAAAAAAGAGCTGCCAAATGATACAAACACACTGGTGTTTCCTATCATTTGGCAGCCCCTTCTCATGATCCGTCTGCTATTTTTCCTTTATTGATTCCATCTCCAAGCTATCCTGTAAAACGCTTCCGAGGCCGTCCACGGATGCATCTATCTCCTTATAAAGCTGCTTTACACTGTCGAGCGCCAGCACCTCATCAAAAAATGCATCGTCATATGTGATAATCCTCATTCCGTGCTCCTCAAGCGTTTTCCTGTTCGTCTCGTCAATCTCCAGAAGCATCCGACGCATGTCGGCATTCGCTTCATCCACCGCCTGTTTAAGCGCCTGCCGGTATTCCGGCGCCAGTTCCTCATAGGCCTTCTGGGTGATACATATCTGGTTTGCATAGAGGATGTGGTTTGTGCAGGCCAGAACCTTCTGGATTTCATACAGGTTCGCCCCCACTATGGTATCCGCCGCATTTTCCTGCGCATCCACGGTGCCCGACTGCAGCGCAAAGTAGACCTCGGACCACGCGAGAGGCGTCGGTTCCGCTCCGATGGCGGTCCAGAATGCCATATGGTTGGAATTGCCCATGGTGCGGATTTGCAGACCCTTAAAATCCCTGAGCGTGGACAGATCCCGGTTTGCGGTGGTCAGCCGGTACGTTGCATTCTGCATGATGCCCAGCAGATGCAGGCCCGAT is part of the [Clostridium] symbiosum genome and encodes:
- a CDS encoding TRAP transporter substrate-binding protein; translation: MKKTGVIVGTLLAAGMALSLSACGGKLFQEETVVGAPGFEHLDQVVLIGADANAKGAAGQIFFQKVAENVDRITGGKLTLDLFHNGELGNDEEIFRQMRFNDIHLTVSQTAPAVSFVPELAALDLPMVFAKYDGDTIDAVFNGEDSEFHRKLSESYEKSGLHLLGIMQNATYRLTTANRDLSTLRDFKGLQIRTMGNSNHMAFWTAIGAEPTPLAWSEVYFALQSGTVDAQENAADTIVGANLYEIQKVLACTNHILYANQICITQKAYEELAPEYRQALKQAVDEANADMRRMLLEIDETNRKTLEEHGMRIITYDDAFFDEVLALDSVKQLYKEIDASVDGLGSVLQDSLEMESIKEK